The following DNA comes from Halarsenatibacter silvermanii.
TCTTCGGGCTCCTCGGCCGGATCGGCTTCTTCATTATTGTTGGAACCATCATTACATCCGGTGACAATTACTGCCGCCATCAGAAGAATAGCCAATACCATCGCTGTTTTCCCAAAAGTAGTTTTCAAAATAATCACTACCTTCCCAATATTTTTTATTATCCTTAATTAATAATTCGGGAGAAAACTGATTATTCCTGTTTCAGGCATGACTAATATGGGCTGGAGGATTGGTTTCCTCCAGCTTTTTGAATTCGGCAGCAAAGGGTAAAGCCGGCAAAATAAAGCCGAAAAAGCCTCAAAAAGCCTGGAGAAGAGGAGACATCATTTTTATCCAGAATCATATTTATAAGAAAGGGTAGAGCGGATTATAGTTGTTTTAATGAAGGAAGAGGGTGATGAAAATGGCTGACAGAGAAAAAAGGCCTGAATTTCCCATCGTCGGTATCGGGGCTTCTGCTGGAGGTCTTGAGGCTTTCAAAGAATTTTTTTCCGGCATACCAGCGGATGAAAGCCTGGATATGGCATTTGTTCTGGTGCAGCATCTGGCTCCGGATCATAAAAGCATTCTAACCGATATTATTAAGCGGCATACTTCTATGGAAGTTCTGGAAGTAGAGAATGGAATGCCTGTCAAGCCCGGTCGGGTATATATAATTCCTCCCGATCAGAGTATGTCCTTAAATGAGGGAAAGCTGAATCTCAGCAAACCTGCCAGTCCTCACGGTCAGCAGATGCCAATAGATATTTTCTTTCGCTCTCTGGCTCAGGACCAGGGAGAAAAAGCTATAGGCATCGTGCTTTCAGGGACGGGTGCTGATGGAACTTTAGGCCTGCGGGCCATAAAGGGTCAGGGCGGTATGGCCATGGTTCAGACTCCGGAATCTGCTAAATATTCCGGCATGCCCAACAGCGCTATAAACACCGAGTTAATAGATTATCAGCTTCCTCCGGAGGAGATGCCGGCAAAACTTAAATCTTTTGTATCACATGCTTTAAAAGAACAGGATGAGCCTGCTATAAAAATTACGGAGCAGGAGAAAAGGTTTAAGAAAATTTTTGTTATCCTGCGCAACCAGACCGAACATGATTTTTCCGGATATAAGACTAATACCATAATTCGTCGGGTGCAGCACCGCATGTCGGTACAGCAGATTTCAAAGCTGGAAAGATATGTACAGTATTTGGAGCATAATCCGGGAGAGGTTGATAAATTATTTAAAAACCTGCTCATCGGTGTTACCAGTTTTTTTCGGGAGGAGAAAGCTTTTGAAGTTCTGTCCGAGAGGGTAATCCCCGATTTATTTGCCAGCCGCCGGGAAGAAAGAATGATAAGAGTCTGGGTGCCCGGCTGTGCCACAGGAGAGGAAGCCTACTCGCTGGCCATTTTATTTAAAGAGCATCAGGAAAAGCAACCGGAAAATTATAAAGTGCAGATTTTTGCCACCGATATCGACGGTAAAGCCATCGCTCAGGCGCGCCGGGGTGTTTTCCCGGGCAGCATTGCCGCTGATATTAAATCCGAGCGCCTTTCCAGGTTTTTCGAGTCTGTAGACGAGAAGGAAAACTACCGCGTCCACAAAGAAATTCGGAATATGGTGATTTTTTCTGAACAAAATTTGATTGATGATCCTCCCTTTTCTCGTCTGGATTTAATCAGCTGCCGCAATGTGCTCATATATTTAAAGCGGGAGCTGCAGAAGAAAATTTTGTCGCTTTTTCGTTATGCTCTTAATTCAGAGGGCTATCTTTTTCTGGGGCCTTCGGAAAATTTAAGAGAATCCAGCACTTCTTTTTCTGCTGTAGACGAAAGTTTGAAAATTTATCAGTTAAAAGAAGGCTTTCAGAGCAATGTTGAAATGGTTGAGAATAATTTTCTCCCTCCCATGACCGGAACTGTCAGCGTGGATGAAAAATCCTATGCTGATTTTTCTGAGGGCAGCGAAGATTTAAGTCTGCAGGAGATAACCGAAAATAAGCTGCTGGAACAATTTGTGCCCCCGGCGGTTTTAGTTGATTCTCAGGGCCAGGTACTTTATATTCACGGCCGTACCGGTTCATTTTTGGAGCCTGCCCCCGGCAGGGCCGGCTTTTACAATATTGTCAGTATGGCCAGAGACGATCTGAGAAGCGAGATTACCAATGCCCTGAATGAATCCGTCCAGGAAGAGAAGAAAGTTTTTCGTCCTGATATAACCGTGCAAAAACAGGATGAAACTCTGAAGGCAAATTTATCCATCCTGCCCATAAAAAATGAGACCAGGCCGCAGCTGCAGAAAAGATTATATCTGATTGTACTGGAAAAGGCGGGGAAACTTACAGAGAAAGAGGCTGAAGAAATTTACGATCTGCCGATGGATGAAAATATATCGGATCCTGAGGCTCAGAAAATAATTGACAGGCTGCGTCAGAAACTGCAGACCAAAGAGAAATCACTGCAGAATACAGTTGAAGAGCTGCAGACCGCCAATGAAGAGTTGAGATCCTCCAACGAAGAGCTGCAGTCCACAAATGAAGAGCTGCAGTCCACCAATGAGGAACTGCAGACTTCCAAAGAGGAACTGCAGGCCCTGAATGAGGAACTAAAAACTGTCAACTCTGAGCTGGAAAATAAAATAGAGGAGCTGCAGCAGACCAATACCGATATGAAGAACTTGATTTCCGGTACCGGCATAGGAACGATTTTTGTAGATCTGGATCTGAAAATTTTGCGGTTCACCTCCTCTGTAACAGAATTTGTAAATCTTATCGACAGCGATATCGGCAGGTCGATCGGCGATATAGCTCTTAATTTGAAAAATTATAACAACCTCTCCCGGGATATTCAAAAGGTGCTGGATACATTGATTCCCCGGGAAGTTGAAGTGCAGACGCAAAACGATAAATGGTATAAGATGTGCATACAGTCTTATCGCACGGAAAACAACGTCGTTGAAGGAGCGGTTGTTACTTTTAGAGATATTGACGAAAGGAAAAAACTCGAAAACAAACTCGATAGAGCAACCGCGTCGCTGGCCGAACAGTTTGTGAGCATCGCCCGGGAACCGGTTCTGGTATTGAATTCGGAGCGGGAAGTTTTGGCCAGCAGCAGTTATTTCTGTGATGTTTTCAATACGTCTTCTTCTGCTATACAGGGACGGTCATTATTCTCCATAACTGAGGGGATATGGGACACTGCGGAAATACATCAGCTGCTGAATGATGTCGTGAACCAGAATGCAGTTATTATCGGGTATGAACTCAAGCTGGATCGAGAGGGAAAGGGAAATAATATCATAAAAATTAATGCCCGGCAGCTTTCACTGCCATCCAGCTCGAAAAAATTAATTGTACTGGTCTGCCGAAATATTCCTGATAATTTCAAAATAACCGGAGAAGAAGAGCAGGAGGGGGACAATGAAAAACGGTGAATTTGGCGGCGATGATTTCGAAGGGCTGCGGAAAAAGGCTGAAAAAATTTTAAATAACAGAGATGACAGACAGCTGGAAGATCTGGCAGAAATGTCTCAGGAGGAAATACGTCAGCTTATTCACGAACTTCAGGTGCATCAGCTGGAACTTGAGCTGCAAAATGAAGAGCTGCGGGAGGCGCGTTCCAAACTGAAAAAAGCCCGCTCCCGTTATTATAAACTTTTTGACCTGGCTCCTGTAGGATACTGCACACTTTCCAGGCAGGGAATAATTGAAGAAGCAAATCTGGCCGCAGCACATTACTAGATCGAGCAAAAATTTTTATGATTTCCAGGCCTGCACCAAAGAAGAAACTCCCGGCAGCAAAAAGCCTCCTGCTACCCAGTAATAAACCAATCCCGGGTAGGCGATGATCAACAACCCCACTCCGATATATAATACCAGTGAATTATCCTTCGGATTTCAACCTCGTTTTCATTTTCATTGACCACATAGAATATAAGGCAGATCTCAACAACTAACATTCGATAATTTTTTGATTGTAAGTTTTCGTCATCAGCTTGAATAAATTCTATGATTTCATTCATCATTTCTGAAAGAACAGGCTAAAAGCATTCCCAATGATAAAGCCAAAACAATACTCTCCTTGGTCGATAAGGATAAGAACATGAGAGAAGATGCTTGTGCACGAAATTCCATTATTCTCATGTTAATAAAGGAGCTCAAGCAGCTTCGTCAATATCTTGAGAACATAAATTAGCCCCTGATTTTTAGTCAGGGGCTTTGTAGAGTAACTATATTATTTTTATTCTAAATCAAAACGGTCGGCATTCATTACTTTGTTCCAGGCTGCTATGAAATCCTTTACGAATTTTTCCTCAGCATCATCACAGGCATATTCCTCTGAGATGGCCCGGAGTCTGGAATCAGAACCAAAGACTAAATCGACTCTAGTTCCTGTCCATTTGAGTTCTCCAGTTGACCGATCTTTAATCTCATAAATATCTTTATCTTCTGAAGACGGTTCCCATTCATATGACATATCAACTAGATTTACGAAGAAATCATTGGTCAACTTGCCAGGTTCTTCTGTAAATACACCATGTGGTGAGTTTTCGTAGTTGGCATCTAAAACTCTTAAGCCTCCTACTAAAACAGTCATCTCAGGTGCTGTAAGGTTAAGCAGTTGGGCTTTATCAACTAACATGTCTTCTGCTGGTACGGTATACCTGGTTTTGGTATAGTTACGAAAT
Coding sequences within:
- a CDS encoding chemotaxis protein CheB translates to MADREKRPEFPIVGIGASAGGLEAFKEFFSGIPADESLDMAFVLVQHLAPDHKSILTDIIKRHTSMEVLEVENGMPVKPGRVYIIPPDQSMSLNEGKLNLSKPASPHGQQMPIDIFFRSLAQDQGEKAIGIVLSGTGADGTLGLRAIKGQGGMAMVQTPESAKYSGMPNSAINTELIDYQLPPEEMPAKLKSFVSHALKEQDEPAIKITEQEKRFKKIFVILRNQTEHDFSGYKTNTIIRRVQHRMSVQQISKLERYVQYLEHNPGEVDKLFKNLLIGVTSFFREEKAFEVLSERVIPDLFASRREERMIRVWVPGCATGEEAYSLAILFKEHQEKQPENYKVQIFATDIDGKAIAQARRGVFPGSIAADIKSERLSRFFESVDEKENYRVHKEIRNMVIFSEQNLIDDPPFSRLDLISCRNVLIYLKRELQKKILSLFRYALNSEGYLFLGPSENLRESSTSFSAVDESLKIYQLKEGFQSNVEMVENNFLPPMTGTVSVDEKSYADFSEGSEDLSLQEITENKLLEQFVPPAVLVDSQGQVLYIHGRTGSFLEPAPGRAGFYNIVSMARDDLRSEITNALNESVQEEKKVFRPDITVQKQDETLKANLSILPIKNETRPQLQKRLYLIVLEKAGKLTEKEAEEIYDLPMDENISDPEAQKIIDRLRQKLQTKEKSLQNTVEELQTANEELRSSNEELQSTNEELQSTNEELQTSKEELQALNEELKTVNSELENKIEELQQTNTDMKNLISGTGIGTIFVDLDLKILRFTSSVTEFVNLIDSDIGRSIGDIALNLKNYNNLSRDIQKVLDTLIPREVEVQTQNDKWYKMCIQSYRTENNVVEGAVVTFRDIDERKKLENKLDRATASLAEQFVSIAREPVLVLNSEREVLASSSYFCDVFNTSSSAIQGRSLFSITEGIWDTAEIHQLLNDVVNQNAVIIGYELKLDREGKGNNIIKINARQLSLPSSSKKLIVLVCRNIPDNFKITGEEEQEGDNEKR